The following DNA comes from bacterium.
GGGATGGAACACTCGCCGCAAAGAAAGCCATCTATGTCGTCAAGCAAACAGACCAACGATTCGGAGCTACTTATCTTATTGATGTTATGCTAGGCAAGTCAAACGAAAGAATGGAACGATGGGGTCACAATCGCCTCAGCGCCTTTGGGAAGGGCACTGAGTTAAACGAACGTGAGTGGTCATCTGTTTTTCGGCAACTTGTATCGATGGGTTATCTTTCAGTCGATATGGAGCAGCACGGGAGTATCTTATTAACCTCTGATAGCGCCCATGTACTTCAAGGAAAGATTGATATACAACTAAGAAAGGACCCATCGCCCAGCAAAACGCGAAGGGAACGCCGCAGTAAAGTCTCTCGAACCTTTACTCCAGGCCAAAAAGATGAGGAAACGATTTTCGAAGCTCTCCGAGAGCGACGCATGGAACTTGCAAAGGAAATGGGTGTGCCCCCTTATGTAATTTTCCACGACACCACCCTAAAAGCCATCGCTGTAATCCGCCCAAAGAATTTAGAAGAACTAAGCCAAATCACCGGCGTAGGCGAGCACAAGCTCAACAAATACGGAACCATCTTCCTGGATGTTGTAAAAGGTTTTGAGTAGTGAGGACATTGCTGCCCATTGAAAATGTGTCAGTACGACGAAGCATCCTCATCCAAAACCTTGGGGTAAGTATTAGTCTTCGGTTTTCATCCCACCCCCTTTACTCAGCTTGTGTGAATAATGCTAAATCTATCCAAGAGGTTCCTGCATCGGCCTCGGGTACAATGCGGCTTGTCGGATGTGGTAGGGGTATTGATTTAGGATGGTAGGGATAGCTTCACGAGGAACCTTGGACCGACGACTTCTCAAGCGTCTTGATACAAAGCTTTTAGGGTCGGTGTTCATACTGATATGCGTTGGATTGCTGTCTGTCAACAGCGCAACGCAGGGTGCGATGCACGGCACCTTTTATAAGCAGATATTTTGGTACTTATTATCCCTAATCCCCCTTATTCTCATGGCAGTAATCGATCCAAATGCTTGGAAGAGACGCTGGGTTTGGGTCTATCTACTCAACCTGGCGCTGCTGTTAATAGTGGATTTCGGCGGACGTGAGGCAAAAGGGGCACAACGATGGATTTCACTCCCCGGAGGGTTTCAATTCCAGCCTTCTGAATTTGCAAAGTTGTTTACGATCTTCACCCTGGCGCATCTATTCTCTCGGATGGGCGATGAGGTGAAAACCGGCTGGGGGACGATCAAAACTCTCATTCATATCGGCATTCCTTCACTGCTCATCTTCAAGCAGCCCGACTTGGGGACGGCTATGATCATCTTTGTGATTTGGTTTGGAATGGCGTTTGTAGCAGGAACTCGCTGGTTGCATCTTGTCGTAGTTATCTTAGTTGGCGTTCTTGCTTTTGCGGGCGCCTGGCAATTTGGTGCAATTCATCAATATCAGAAGGACCGATTGGTTTCATTCATCAACCCTGATTTAGATCCTGATTACACTGGTTATCATATCCGTCAGGCACGAATCGCAGTCGGAAGTGGACAGGCGCTTGGGAAAGGGTATGGGCTAGGAACTCAAAAGAAAGGTCGCTTCATACCCGAACAACATACCGATTTCATATTCGCCGTCATCGCTGAAGAGGGAGGATTGGCAGCTACTGCACTGCTTATTGGGGCATTTGCGCTCTTCTTATGGCGAATTTGGTTGATAATCGCAGAAGCTCAGGATCGCTATTATCAACTTCTAGCAACCGGTGTTTTTACAATGTTTTCAGTTCACATCGTTGTCAACATAGGCATGACTATCGGTCTTGCGCCAGTAGTTGGGGTTCCTCTGCCTTTTATCAGCTATGGAGGAAGTATGACTTTAGTTGCAATAGCTTTAGTGGGTCTACTCTTAGGCATCCGTGGGCGAGAAGAACAACTTGTTTTTTAAAATAAGGACCATACGAGTGAGGAATTTATGTTAGCGCGTCTGGCCT
Coding sequences within:
- the rodA gene encoding rod shape-determining protein RodA; its protein translation is MDRRLLKRLDTKLLGSVFILICVGLLSVNSATQGAMHGTFYKQIFWYLLSLIPLILMAVIDPNAWKRRWVWVYLLNLALLLIVDFGGREAKGAQRWISLPGGFQFQPSEFAKLFTIFTLAHLFSRMGDEVKTGWGTIKTLIHIGIPSLLIFKQPDLGTAMIIFVIWFGMAFVAGTRWLHLVVVILVGVLAFAGAWQFGAIHQYQKDRLVSFINPDLDPDYTGYHIRQARIAVGSGQALGKGYGLGTQKKGRFIPEQHTDFIFAVIAEEGGLAATALLIGAFALFLWRIWLIIAEAQDRYYQLLATGVFTMFSVHIVVNIGMTIGLAPVVGVPLPFISYGGSMTLVAIALVGLLLGIRGREEQLVF